The Pogona vitticeps strain Pit_001003342236 chromosome 6, PviZW2.1, whole genome shotgun sequence genome contains a region encoding:
- the CNP gene encoding 2',3'-cyclic-nucleotide 3'-phosphodiesterase isoform X1, translated as MKRGCEEAPSLQNANEPLRWSSSPQRRRFLLLLRLPPPGGAAMNKGFGRKSHAFLPKIFRKMSSQPKERPESLQFPFLDDDETIATIRESKTFFILRGLPGSGKSTLAHAIHDKYKDACKIISADNYKIQPAIRSAIPDEYSKVDEDLGDYCKRDISVLVVDDTHHERERLEQLFDIADKYRYQVIIVEPKTSWKLDCLQLKDKNQWKLSVDEVKKLKPSLEKDFPPLYFGWFLSKRSSENLRKTGQAFLDELASFKVFKKEANKHFGQSSEDPKMKIDLTGYFVKRPPGVLHCTTKFTDFGKAPGAEDYAQQEIVKSSYGKAFFLTISALFITPRTAGARVELNEQQMLLWPNDVDVLQPAVNLPKGSRAHVTLGCASGVEAVQTGIDLLEFVKLEKAGNKGEEVGEIGGGKLLSYGNGMWMLLLSKKIEVRAIFSGYYGKGKLVPTQGGSKRGSPFNACIII; from the exons ATGAAAAGGGGGTGCGAGGAGGCGCCCTCCCTCCAAAACGCCAACGAGCCCCTTCGGTGGTCTTCTTCCCCTCAGAGGCGTCGATTCTTGCTGCTTCTGCGCCTCCCTCCGCCCGGTGGCGCTGCCATg AACAAAGGCTTTGGCCGGAAGAGCCACGCGTTCCTGCCCAAGATATTTAGGAAAATGTCCTCCCAGCCCAAAGAGCGCCCTGAGAGTTTGCAGTTCCCCTTCTTGGATGACGACGAAACAATTGCTACCATACGGGAATCGAAAACATTTTTCATTCTCCGAGGCCTGCCAGGCAGTGGAAAGTCCACTTTGGCACACGCTATCCACGACAAGTATAAAGATGCTTGCAAAATTATCTCTGCTGACAACTACAAAATCCAGCCAGCCATCAGGAGTGCCATTCCCGATGAATACAGCAAGGTAGATGAGGATCTAGGTGACTATTGCAAGCGTGACATCAGTGTGCTGGTAGTGGACGACACCCACCATGAACGAGAGCGATTGGAGCAGCTCTTTGATATTGCGGATAAGTACCGTTACCAGGTCATCATCGTGGAGCCCAAAACCTCGTGGAAACTGGATTGCTTGCAACTCAAGGATAAAAATCAGTGGAAACTTTCAGTGGATGAAGTCAAGAAGCTGAAGCCCAGCTTAGAAAAAGACTTCCCTCCCTTGTACTTTGGATGGTTTTTGAGCAAACGGAGCTCAGAGAACTTGCGTAAAACCGGGCAGGCATTTTTGGATGAGCTTGCTAGTTTTAAAGTCTTCAAGAAGGAAGCCAATAAGCATT TTGGGCAATCTAGTGAAGACCCCAAAATGAAAATTGACTTGACTGGGTACTTTGTGAAAAGACCACCTGGCGTTTTGCACTGTACAACAaagtttactgactttggaaaggCCCCAGGAGCAGAAGACTATGCACAGCAAGAG ATTGTGAAGTCCTCTTACGGAAAAGCCTTTTTCCTGACCATCTCTGCCCTTTTCATCACCCCAAGAACTGCTGGGGCCCGTGTGGAACTGAACGAGCAGCAAATGCTTCTGTGGCCAAACGACGTGGATGTGCTTCAGCCAGCTGTTAATCTCCCCAAAGGCAGCCGGGCCCATGTGACCCTGGGCTGTGCTAGTGGGGTAGAAGCTGTCCAAACTGGCATCGATCTTCTGGAATTTGTCAAGCTGGAAAAAGCAGGGAACAAAGGCGAGGAGGTGGGGGAGATTGGGGGTGGGAAGCTATTGTCCTATGGGAATGGGATGTGGATGCTTTTGCTTTCCAAGAAGATTGAGGTGAGAGCCATCTTTTCTGGGTACTATGGAAAGGGAAAATTGGTGCCCACTCAAGGTGGTAGCAAACGGGGATCACCTTTTAACGCCTGCATCATTATCTAA
- the CNP gene encoding 2',3'-cyclic-nucleotide 3'-phosphodiesterase isoform X2, with product MSSQPKERPESLQFPFLDDDETIATIRESKTFFILRGLPGSGKSTLAHAIHDKYKDACKIISADNYKIQPAIRSAIPDEYSKVDEDLGDYCKRDISVLVVDDTHHERERLEQLFDIADKYRYQVIIVEPKTSWKLDCLQLKDKNQWKLSVDEVKKLKPSLEKDFPPLYFGWFLSKRSSENLRKTGQAFLDELASFKVFKKEANKHFGQSSEDPKMKIDLTGYFVKRPPGVLHCTTKFTDFGKAPGAEDYAQQEIVKSSYGKAFFLTISALFITPRTAGARVELNEQQMLLWPNDVDVLQPAVNLPKGSRAHVTLGCASGVEAVQTGIDLLEFVKLEKAGNKGEEVGEIGGGKLLSYGNGMWMLLLSKKIEVRAIFSGYYGKGKLVPTQGGSKRGSPFNACIII from the exons ATGTCCTCCCAGCCCAAAGAGCGCCCTGAGAGTTTGCAGTTCCCCTTCTTGGATGACGACGAAACAATTGCTACCATACGGGAATCGAAAACATTTTTCATTCTCCGAGGCCTGCCAGGCAGTGGAAAGTCCACTTTGGCACACGCTATCCACGACAAGTATAAAGATGCTTGCAAAATTATCTCTGCTGACAACTACAAAATCCAGCCAGCCATCAGGAGTGCCATTCCCGATGAATACAGCAAGGTAGATGAGGATCTAGGTGACTATTGCAAGCGTGACATCAGTGTGCTGGTAGTGGACGACACCCACCATGAACGAGAGCGATTGGAGCAGCTCTTTGATATTGCGGATAAGTACCGTTACCAGGTCATCATCGTGGAGCCCAAAACCTCGTGGAAACTGGATTGCTTGCAACTCAAGGATAAAAATCAGTGGAAACTTTCAGTGGATGAAGTCAAGAAGCTGAAGCCCAGCTTAGAAAAAGACTTCCCTCCCTTGTACTTTGGATGGTTTTTGAGCAAACGGAGCTCAGAGAACTTGCGTAAAACCGGGCAGGCATTTTTGGATGAGCTTGCTAGTTTTAAAGTCTTCAAGAAGGAAGCCAATAAGCATT TTGGGCAATCTAGTGAAGACCCCAAAATGAAAATTGACTTGACTGGGTACTTTGTGAAAAGACCACCTGGCGTTTTGCACTGTACAACAaagtttactgactttggaaaggCCCCAGGAGCAGAAGACTATGCACAGCAAGAG ATTGTGAAGTCCTCTTACGGAAAAGCCTTTTTCCTGACCATCTCTGCCCTTTTCATCACCCCAAGAACTGCTGGGGCCCGTGTGGAACTGAACGAGCAGCAAATGCTTCTGTGGCCAAACGACGTGGATGTGCTTCAGCCAGCTGTTAATCTCCCCAAAGGCAGCCGGGCCCATGTGACCCTGGGCTGTGCTAGTGGGGTAGAAGCTGTCCAAACTGGCATCGATCTTCTGGAATTTGTCAAGCTGGAAAAAGCAGGGAACAAAGGCGAGGAGGTGGGGGAGATTGGGGGTGGGAAGCTATTGTCCTATGGGAATGGGATGTGGATGCTTTTGCTTTCCAAGAAGATTGAGGTGAGAGCCATCTTTTCTGGGTACTATGGAAAGGGAAAATTGGTGCCCACTCAAGGTGGTAGCAAACGGGGATCACCTTTTAACGCCTGCATCATTATCTAA
- the ODAD4 gene encoding outer dynein arm-docking complex subunit 4, which yields MGDPEGDVLRGTFPSFMAEGAMLSRRGELTKALACYSYALQLQPGDRNCLVSRSKCYLRLGDTENALKDAEASLAADKEFTKGLYQKAEALYTMGDFEFALVYYHRGHKLRPELEKFRLGIQKSQEAIENSVGSPSSVKLENRGDLCFLSRQAESKKAKQKQQIKFPKKDAKYLNKQQEPVKNEKTERQLLGELYVDKAFLEKLLKDEDLAKSTTKQGISVGDLIQEGLSYLDTRTEFWQQQKPIYARIRDRRLMLKRWTRDQKRKPSEVARYILKSMEDIDMLLTSGCPERSIQKAEQVLKKIQGWSDDEIPNRSELVGNLYSCVGNAQIEMGNIEAALQSHRVDLDIARENNLTDAISRALDNIGRAYARMGSFQEAIETWEEKIPLVKSNLERTWLFHEIGRCYLELNRAAEARDYGERSLQCAEEEGDIEWQLNGGVLVAQAEVKLEDFQSAVTYFEKALEKAKRIHNDAAQQAIIIALDEANKGFIKELKEEQRLERLRELRELDDEKEEEEEEEEEQKEEEEKEEEKEENKKDTDDTKTEEDVTVKVQESEESEKTESEGEKQVSSSEGGEILTSEDGEMQEVEGGQKQGETDEEEERQGGTGGETTTEDDDDIEKSSKDIPG from the exons gCCTTGCAGCTTCAGCCAGGGGACAGAAATTGCCTTGTTTCCCGTTCAAAATGCTACCTGAGACTAGGAGATACAGAAAATGCATTGAAGGATGCAGAAGCCTCTCTGGCAGCTGACAAGGAATTTACCAAG GGATTGTATCAGAAAGCAGAGGCTCTGTATACCATGGGGGATTTTGAATTTGCTCTTGTCTATTACCACCGAGGTCACAAGCTTCGCCCAGAGCTGGAGAAATTCAGGCTCGGCATTCAGAAATCCCAGGAAGCAATAGAAAATTCTGTTGGAA GCCCTTCTTCTGTGAAACTGGAGAATAGAGGGGACCTCTGCTTTCTGAGTCGCCAGGCAGAG agtaaaaaggcaaaacagaagcAACAAATCAAATTTCCCAAAAAGGATGCAAAGTACTTAAATAAACAACAGGAGCCAGTAAAGAATGAGAAAACAGAACGGCAGCTTCTTGGAGAGCTCTATGTTGACAAGGCTTTTCTGGAGAAATTGCTCAAGGATGAAG ACTTGGCCAAAAGCACTACaaagcaaggaatatctgttggAGACCTGATCCAAGAAGGACTTTCTTATCTGGACACACGCACAGAATTTTGGCAGCAACAAAAGCCTATTTATGCCCGAATTAGAGATCGTAGACTCATGCTGAAGAGATGGACAAGAGATCAGAAGAGGAAGCCTTCTGAAGTGGCCAGATATATTTTGAAAAGCATGGAAGATATTGACATGT TACTGACCAGTGGGTGTCCTGAAAGAAGCATCCAGAAAGCTGAGCAAGTGCTGAAAAAGATCCAAGGTTGGTCTGATGATGAGATTCCCAACAGAAGTGAGCTGGTTGGAAACCTCTACAGTTGTGTTGGAAATGCCCAGATAGAGATGGGGAACATTGAAGCAGCTTTGCAGAGCCATCGTGTGGATCTGGACATTGCCAGAGAAAA CAACTTGACCGATGCCATATCCAGAGCTCTTGACAATATTGGCCGAGCATACGCTCGGATGGGCAGCTTCCAAGAAGCCATTGAAAC cTGGGAAGAAAAGATTCCACTTGTGAAGAGCAATTTGGAGAGGACTTGGCTATTTCATGAAATTGGTAGATGCTACCTAGAACTTAACAGAGCTGCTGAAGCCCGGGACTATGGCGAGAGGTCCTTGCAGTgtgcagaagaggaaggagacATTGAGTGGCAGCTGAATGGCGGGGTGTTGGTGGCACAAGCAGAAG TGAAACTGGAGGATTTCCAATCAGCAGTCACGTACTTTGAGAAGGCTCTGGAGAAGGCGAAACGCATCCATAATGATGCAGCTCAGCAGGCAATTATAATT GCCCTAGATGAAGCCAACAAAGGATTCATCAAGGAGTTGAAAGAAGAACAGAGACTTGAGAGGTTGCGAGAACTGAGAG AATTAGAtgatgagaaagaagaggaggaggaggaggaggaggaacagaaggaggaggaggaaaaagaagaagaaaaggaagagaacaaaAAGGATACAGATGATACAAAAACAGAAGAGGATGTCACAGTGAAAGTACAAGAAAGTGAGGAGTCTGAGAAAACCGAATCTGAAGGCGAGAAACAGGTATCAAGCTCAGAGGGAGGAGAAATACTTACTTCTGAGGATGGTGAGATGCAAGAGGTGGAGGGAGGACAGAAACAAGGAGAAactgatgaggaagaagagaggcaAGGAGGAACTGGGGGAGAAACTACAACAGAGGATGATGATGACATTGAAAAGTCAAGCAAGGATATTCCAGGATGA